The Carassius carassius chromosome 34, fCarCar2.1, whole genome shotgun sequence genome has a segment encoding these proteins:
- the LOC132115363 gene encoding heterogeneous nuclear ribonucleoprotein K-like, protein MEPENDPQEEETFSSKESNGKRSAEDMEEDKPHKRSRNSDDMVELRILLQSKNAGAVIGKGGKNIKALRTDYNATVSVPDSSGPERILSISADIPTVAEILLKVIPTLEEYQHHHGVDFDCELRMLIHQSLAGSIIGVKGAKIKELRESTQTTIKLFQECCPQSTDRVVLVGGKAERVVQCIKTMLELIVEAPIKGRAQQYDPNFYDETYDYGGFSMMHEDRGRRPAGGFSSRGRGSGGGFDRMPPSGGRGGHHMQNRRDYDDMSPRRGPPPAQRGGRGGSRPHRSMPMGPPHHRRGDDQYSYSSQRGHMDERRHGERRGRSDRYGGSMNDGYDNSSSWDSSYQSGGRSSYTESPVITTQVTIPKDLAGSIIGKGGQRIKQIRHESGASIKIDEPLQGSEDRIITITGTQDQIQNAQYLLQNSALHLLGRQNGPAQLSQDVHPAAGPRHHVMA, encoded by the exons ATGGAGCCAGAAAATGACCCCCAAGAAGAGGAGACTTTCAGCAGCAAAGAGAGTAATG GTAAGCGCTCTGCTGAGGATATGGAGGAGGACAAGCCTCATAAGCGATCCCGAAATTCTGACGACATGGTGGAGCTCAGGATTCTGCTGCAGAGCAAA AATGCCGGAGCAGTGATCGGGAAGGGTGGGAAGAATATTAAAGCTCTGCGCACAGAT TACAATGCCACTGTGTCAGTCCCAGACAGCAGTGGGCCCGAGCG AATCCTAAGCATCAGTGCAGATATTCCCACGGTAGCTGAGATATTACTGAAGGTCATACCTACTCTGGAagag TATCAACATCATCATGGTGTGGACTTTGACTGTGAGCTGAGGATGCTCATCCATCAGAGTCTGGCTGGGAGCATCATTGGCGTGAAGGGCGCTAAGATCAAGGAACTTCGTGAA agCACCCAGACCACCATCAAGCTCTTTCAGGAGTGCTGTCCTCAGTCCACTGACCGCGTGGTGCTTGTGGGGGGTAAAGCGGAGCGGGTGGTGCAGTGCATAAAGACCATGCTGGAGCTCATTGTGGAG gCTCCCATTAAAGGTCGAGCTCAGCAGTACGACCCTAACTTTTACGATGAGACGTATGACTATGGGGGCTTCAGTATGATGCATGAAGATCGAGGCCGGCGGCCAGCGGGAGGCTTCTCCTCCAGGGGGCGTGGCAGCGGCGGAGGCTTTGATCGGATGCCCCCCAGCGGAGGCCGTGGCGGTCACCACATGCAAAACAGGAGAGACTATGATGACATGAGCCCACGCAGGGGCCCCCCTCCAGCCCAGAGAGGGGGAAGAGGAGGGAGCCGTCCTCACCGAAGCATGCCCATGGGACCCCCACACCACAGGAGAGG TGATGATCAGTACTCCTACAGCTCCCAGCGGGGCCACATGGATGAACGACGGCA tggggAAAGGCGAGGGCGCAGTGATCGTTATGGAGGCAGCATG AATGATGGATATG ACAACAGTTCGTCTTGGGATTCGTCTTATCAGTCTG GTGGGAGGAGTAGTTACACTGAAAGTCCCGTGATCACCACACAAGTGACGATTCCTAAAGAT CTGGCGGGATCCATCATCGGTAAAGGCGGTCAGAGGATCAAGCAGATCCGACATGAGTCCGGAGCCTCAATCAAAATCGACGAGCCCCTGCAGGGTTCAGAGGACCGCATCATCACCATCACCGGGACCCAGGACCAGATCCAGAACGCTCAGTACCTGTTACAGAACAG CGCTCTACACCTCTTGGGACGCCAGAACGGACCAGCCCAGCTTTCTCAGGATGTCCACCCAGCTGCAGGACCCCGTCACCACGTGATGGCCTGA